Proteins from a single region of Polyangiaceae bacterium:
- a CDS encoding acyl-CoA-binding protein: protein MATKEEFERAQADVKSLKKVPSNDDLLKLYGLFKQATVGDVAGKRPGMLDPKGRAKYDAWEGQRGTDAEQARAQYVALVEKLVAKDT, encoded by the coding sequence ATGGCGACCAAAGAAGAGTTCGAACGTGCGCAGGCAGACGTGAAGTCCCTGAAGAAGGTTCCCTCGAACGACGATCTGCTGAAGCTCTACGGCTTGTTCAAGCAGGCGACGGTGGGCGACGTCGCGGGCAAGCGCCCGGGCATGCTCGATCCAAAGGGTCGAGCCAAGTACGACGCATGGGAAGGCCAGCGCGGAACCGACGCGGAGCAAGCCCGCGCGCAGTACGTGGCACTGGTCGAGAAGCTCGTCGCCAAAGACACTTGA